One Desulfurellaceae bacterium genomic region harbors:
- the rpmG gene encoding 50S ribosomal protein L33: MREKIKLESSAGTGHFYIATKNKKTMADKLELKKYDPVARKHVIYKETRLK; encoded by the coding sequence ATGCGCGAAAAGATCAAACTGGAATCGTCAGCCGGAACCGGCCACTTTTACATTGCGACCAAGAACAAAAAGACCATGGCCGACAAACTCGAACTCAAAAAATACGATCCGGTGGCGCGTAAACACGTCATCTACAAAGAAACCCGCCTGAAATAG
- a CDS encoding GTP-binding protein, with product MHVVWGFLGSGKTTFLQGLLAYMAGQNLRPAVLINDYGAINIDAELLRGQGYTVRAFSDGCICCTLRPDLSLALREVLADRPQAVCIETTGLADPLQLLDQLTHPELLPLVRMASLTAVIDPRSSARRTTAEGYHFQRHLQLADFVLLNKADVVPTAELVDLETRVRRQNPRAVVVRTTHGRMDFSRLVGHQGEVLHLPGMDTPAPDHAHFHSYTYACPGPLLPERFMELLQTLPETIWRAKGFVRFTDPTKQWLFHYDGEEVGIGEVSLQPQPPDHLVFIGNGFAPEDLAVALARCHPPVAVRHVARSRP from the coding sequence GTGCATGTTGTCTGGGGCTTCCTGGGTAGCGGCAAGACGACGTTTTTGCAGGGCCTGCTCGCCTACATGGCGGGGCAGAATCTGAGGCCGGCTGTATTGATCAACGACTACGGGGCGATCAACATTGACGCTGAGCTGTTGCGCGGGCAGGGCTATACGGTCCGGGCTTTTAGCGACGGGTGTATCTGCTGCACCCTCCGGCCCGACCTGTCACTGGCGCTCCGAGAGGTGCTGGCAGACCGGCCGCAGGCGGTTTGCATTGAAACAACGGGTTTGGCCGATCCCTTGCAGCTGCTCGACCAGCTGACGCATCCCGAACTCCTGCCGCTCGTCCGTATGGCAAGCCTGACCGCTGTGATTGACCCGCGCAGCAGTGCGCGCCGAACAACGGCTGAGGGCTATCATTTCCAGCGGCATCTGCAGCTGGCCGATTTTGTCCTGCTCAACAAGGCAGATGTCGTCCCGACGGCTGAGCTGGTGGATTTGGAGACGCGGGTCCGCCGCCAGAATCCACGCGCCGTGGTGGTGCGGACTACACACGGACGGATGGATTTTTCTCGGCTCGTCGGTCATCAGGGAGAGGTCTTGCATCTTCCCGGCATGGACACGCCAGCGCCGGACCACGCCCATTTCCATTCCTATACCTACGCCTGCCCCGGCCCGCTCCTGCCCGAGCGGTTCATGGAGCTTCTCCAGACTTTGCCGGAAACAATTTGGCGGGCTAAAGGCTTTGTGCGTTTCACCGATCCGACAAAGCAGTGGCTGTTTCACTACGATGGAGAAGAGGTCGGCATCGGGGAGGTCAGCCTCCAGCCCCAACCGCCGGACCATCTGGTGTTCATCGGTAACGGCTTCGCACCCGAGGACCTTGCAGTCGCTCTCGCCAGGTGCCACCCTCCCGTTGCTGTGCGTCACGTGGCGCGGTCCCGGCCCTGA
- a CDS encoding M20/M25/M40 family metallo-hydrolase, with product MRTTVSFFRCPRLASALGPLLMALLLSPSSAAGQPDWGAVEREAGQLLSRYIQINTTNPPGNEVAAARFWQEQLAREGIEAQVHESRPGRGIVSARLSGSGEKKALILLHHMDVVPAEAEHWDLEPFSGLIKDGHVHGRGALDCKGTAVVQFLALALLKRHAIGLKRDIIFLGTGDEETGGQHGAGWFLDTHFDRIQDAEFVLTEGGGIRHDGEEISYTVSVAEKSPCWIRLTAKGQAGHGSVPRPDSAVTRLLRALSNIQSYTAPIRIVPAVQAYFSSLAEREDDETAAHYRDLERALTDPNFHRAFMEQPYNNALVRNTIAPTVLSGSQKTNSVPAQATAELDCRLLPGEDPQQFIATLTKVVNDPQVELLVLLNFPPVASAADTPLFRAISAVAERHHPQALVLPTMLAGFTDSRYFREKGMVSYGFSGIALQAGENYGVHGPNERVPLASLGQATRILFEVLQELDADAGETAG from the coding sequence GTGCGTACAACAGTCTCGTTTTTCCGCTGTCCTCGGCTCGCCTCCGCTCTCGGCCCGCTGCTTATGGCCCTGCTGCTCTCCCCCTCATCGGCAGCGGGACAGCCCGACTGGGGAGCGGTGGAGCGGGAGGCCGGCCAGTTGCTGAGCCGCTATATCCAGATCAACACCACGAATCCACCGGGCAATGAAGTCGCCGCAGCCCGCTTCTGGCAGGAACAATTAGCCCGGGAGGGAATTGAGGCCCAGGTACACGAGTCCCGGCCCGGCCGGGGCATTGTGTCCGCCCGGCTCAGCGGCAGCGGCGAAAAGAAAGCGCTCATTCTGCTCCACCATATGGACGTGGTGCCGGCCGAGGCCGAGCACTGGGATCTTGAGCCGTTCTCCGGCCTGATCAAAGACGGCCATGTCCACGGCCGCGGCGCGCTTGACTGCAAGGGCACGGCCGTCGTCCAGTTTCTGGCCCTGGCCCTGCTCAAGCGCCACGCCATCGGGCTCAAACGCGACATTATTTTTCTGGGCACCGGCGACGAAGAAACCGGCGGCCAGCACGGGGCGGGCTGGTTTCTTGACACCCATTTCGACCGCATTCAGGACGCCGAGTTTGTGTTGACTGAGGGCGGCGGGATCCGTCATGACGGAGAAGAAATCTCCTACACCGTCAGCGTGGCCGAAAAGTCGCCGTGCTGGATCCGCCTGACGGCCAAGGGCCAAGCCGGCCACGGCTCGGTGCCGCGACCCGATAGTGCGGTCACCCGTCTGCTGCGCGCCCTGAGCAATATCCAGAGCTACACCGCTCCAATCAGGATCGTACCGGCCGTCCAAGCCTATTTTTCATCCCTGGCCGAGCGTGAAGATGACGAAACCGCAGCCCACTACCGCGATCTTGAACGCGCCCTGACCGACCCGAATTTTCATCGGGCATTCATGGAGCAGCCCTACAACAACGCCCTGGTCCGCAACACGATTGCGCCAACGGTTCTCAGCGGCAGCCAAAAGACCAACTCGGTGCCCGCTCAGGCCACGGCCGAACTCGACTGCCGCCTGCTGCCGGGTGAGGATCCCCAGCAGTTTATCGCCACCCTGACCAAGGTCGTGAACGATCCCCAGGTTGAGCTGTTGGTCCTGCTCAACTTTCCTCCGGTCGCGTCAGCGGCCGATACGCCGCTGTTTCGGGCTATCAGCGCCGTGGCCGAGCGCCATCATCCCCAGGCGCTGGTCCTGCCGACCATGCTGGCCGGCTTTACCGACAGCCGCTATTTTCGTGAAAAAGGCATGGTCAGCTACGGTTTTTCGGGCATTGCGCTGCAAGCCGGGGAAAACTACGGGGTGCACGGCCCTAATGAGCGGGTTCCGCTGGCCAGCCTGGGTCAGGCCACCCGAATCCTGTTCGAGGTCTTGCAGGAGCTTGACGCAGACGCGGGGGAGACAGCGGGATGA
- a CDS encoding Csp1 family four helix bundle copper storage protein, translating to MPYRPTDHPPRLSRRDALVGASSLGLAALASPAFADTAHEHAAPAANPATRHRSLVLTAIECVGIGQMCLQHCFQQFAAGDTSLAVCAMRNQEMIAACQALATLAAASSAQLTDFAQVCSAIYKACEDECRKHHHHAICIETAEACAKTIAECEKLTA from the coding sequence GTGCCGTACAGACCGACCGATCATCCCCCACGCCTCAGCCGGCGCGACGCGTTGGTGGGAGCAAGTAGCCTGGGTCTGGCCGCGCTGGCCAGCCCAGCCTTTGCCGACACCGCTCATGAACACGCCGCTCCGGCGGCCAATCCGGCGACCCGCCACCGCTCCCTGGTCCTGACCGCGATCGAATGTGTCGGCATCGGACAGATGTGCCTCCAGCACTGTTTTCAGCAGTTTGCCGCAGGCGACACCTCGCTGGCCGTGTGTGCCATGCGTAACCAGGAGATGATCGCGGCCTGCCAGGCCCTGGCAACGCTGGCAGCGGCAAGTTCAGCCCAGCTGACCGACTTCGCCCAGGTCTGTAGTGCCATCTACAAAGCCTGTGAAGACGAATGCCGCAAGCATCACCACCATGCCATCTGTATTGAAACCGCAGAGGCGTGTGCGAAGACCATAGCCGAGTGTGAAAAGCTGACAGCCTGA
- a CDS encoding S-(hydroxymethyl)glutathione dehydrogenase/class III alcohol dehydrogenase, with the protein MKTRAAVAWEAGKPLEIEQVDIAGPQKGEVMVQLKATGVCHTDAFTLSGDDPEGVFPAILGHEGAGVVVEVGPQVSSVKPGDHVIPLYTPEDPNCPFIKSGKTNLCQTIRGTQGRGLMPDETSRFSSRGKTIYHYMGTSTFSEYTVLPEIATAVIQKEAPLEKVCLLGCGVTTGIGAVKNTAKAEPGSTIAIFGLGGIGLAVVVGSVMAKAARIIAIDINPAKFELAKKFGATECVNPQDYDAPIQDVIVDMTDGGVDYSFECIGNVNTMRAALECSHKGWGESIIIGVAGAGQEISTRPFMLVTGRVWRGTAFGGVKGRSELPWFVDKAMAGDIPLDNFITHTMPLDEVNTAFDLMHQGKSIRSVVHY; encoded by the coding sequence ATGAAGACACGCGCGGCAGTCGCCTGGGAAGCAGGCAAACCCCTCGAAATTGAACAGGTGGACATCGCAGGCCCCCAAAAGGGCGAGGTCATGGTTCAGCTCAAGGCAACCGGCGTCTGTCATACCGACGCCTTCACCCTGTCCGGCGACGACCCCGAAGGCGTGTTTCCGGCCATCCTCGGCCATGAGGGGGCCGGCGTCGTGGTTGAGGTTGGCCCACAGGTCAGCAGCGTCAAGCCGGGCGACCATGTCATCCCGCTGTATACCCCCGAAGACCCCAACTGCCCGTTTATCAAATCCGGCAAGACCAACCTGTGCCAGACGATTCGCGGCACCCAGGGGCGTGGCCTGATGCCCGACGAGACCAGCCGCTTTTCCTCACGCGGCAAGACGATTTACCACTACATGGGCACCAGCACCTTCAGCGAATACACCGTCCTGCCCGAAATCGCCACTGCGGTGATCCAGAAGGAAGCCCCGCTGGAAAAGGTGTGTCTGCTGGGCTGCGGGGTCACGACCGGCATCGGGGCGGTGAAAAACACGGCCAAGGCCGAACCCGGCAGCACAATTGCCATCTTTGGCCTGGGCGGCATCGGGCTGGCCGTGGTGGTCGGCTCGGTCATGGCCAAGGCCGCGCGGATTATCGCCATCGACATCAATCCGGCCAAATTTGAGCTGGCCAAAAAGTTCGGGGCGACCGAGTGTGTCAATCCCCAGGACTACGACGCCCCGATTCAGGATGTAATCGTCGATATGACCGACGGCGGCGTGGACTACTCGTTTGAGTGCATCGGCAATGTGAACACCATGCGGGCCGCCCTGGAGTGCAGTCACAAGGGCTGGGGCGAATCGATCATTATCGGCGTGGCCGGTGCCGGCCAGGAGATCTCGACCCGCCCGTTCATGCTGGTCACCGGTCGGGTATGGCGCGGGACAGCCTTCGGTGGCGTAAAAGGCCGCTCGGAACTGCCTTGGTTTGTCGACAAAGCCATGGCCGGCGACATCCCGCTCGACAATTTCATCACCCACACCATGCCCTTGGACGAGGTCAACACAGCCTTCGATTTGATGCACCAGGGCAAGAGCATCCGCTCAGTCGTGCATTACTAA
- a CDS encoding TldD/PmbA family protein: protein MPAELLKRVQQTVEVGKQAGADDVFATLGRSRTVEFSWRDGKLEKVKDTTSRSLGVRLFVEGRYSSHTTTDLDPDRVTAFVNQALALTRALESDRHRTITPPALYAGRTERDLQLLDPDVQAISRDQRLAWCRAMDAVAHSHSRVISATAVVSDVHSQEATASSNGFSAVYATSLCWLGSQVTLRDQAQRRAEASFYAGTRHLADLPDAEQVARQALGRAVLRLGADKGPTQRTHMVVDPSAATALVSRLLSAATAHSVQQGQSFWADLLGQQEFSHKLTLIDNPLRVRGLASRYYDTEGIAAKPFTLVENGTVRQLYVDTYYGRKIGLPPTTISPSNQEVRLGQRGLDRIVPDVGSGVYITSWLGGNANPTSGDFSFGLRGHLIENGTIGRPIREMNVTGNLRQLFQNMAEIGNDPWPYSPVQAPTLVFEDVQFSGT from the coding sequence ATGCCGGCTGAACTGCTCAAGCGCGTCCAGCAGACCGTCGAGGTCGGCAAGCAGGCCGGGGCCGACGATGTCTTTGCCACCCTCGGCCGCAGCCGCACGGTTGAGTTCAGTTGGCGCGACGGTAAGCTCGAAAAAGTCAAAGACACCACCTCGCGCAGCTTGGGCGTGCGGCTGTTCGTCGAGGGCCGCTATTCGTCCCACACTACCACCGATCTCGATCCCGACCGTGTTACCGCTTTTGTGAATCAGGCGCTTGCCCTGACCCGCGCCCTGGAGTCGGACCGCCATCGCACCATCACCCCGCCCGCACTGTACGCCGGGCGGACCGAGCGCGATTTGCAATTGCTTGACCCCGACGTTCAAGCTATCAGCCGCGACCAACGCCTGGCCTGGTGTAGGGCCATGGATGCGGTCGCCCACAGCCACAGCCGCGTCATTTCGGCCACGGCTGTGGTGTCTGACGTCCACAGCCAGGAGGCTACGGCAAGCTCAAACGGCTTTAGCGCTGTCTACGCCACCAGCTTGTGCTGGCTGGGCAGCCAGGTCACCCTGCGGGATCAGGCCCAGCGTCGGGCCGAGGCCAGTTTTTACGCCGGCACCCGGCATCTGGCCGACCTGCCGGATGCCGAACAGGTGGCCCGGCAGGCTCTGGGACGGGCTGTCCTGCGCCTTGGGGCCGACAAAGGGCCGACCCAACGGACACACATGGTGGTTGACCCCAGCGCGGCAACAGCGCTGGTCAGCCGCCTGCTGAGCGCCGCCACCGCCCATAGCGTTCAGCAGGGCCAATCGTTTTGGGCCGATCTGCTCGGCCAGCAGGAGTTCAGCCACAAACTCACGCTCATCGACAATCCGCTCCGCGTCCGCGGGCTGGCCTCGCGCTATTACGACACCGAAGGCATCGCGGCCAAACCCTTCACCCTGGTCGAAAACGGGACCGTCCGTCAGCTGTATGTTGACACCTATTACGGACGCAAAATCGGTCTGCCGCCGACAACCATCTCCCCCTCCAATCAGGAAGTCCGGCTCGGCCAGCGCGGGCTTGACCGGATTGTGCCGGATGTCGGCAGCGGGGTGTATATCACCTCCTGGCTGGGCGGCAACGCCAACCCGACCAGCGGAGATTTTTCCTTTGGGCTGCGGGGCCATCTGATTGAAAACGGCACAATCGGCCGACCGATCCGTGAAATGAACGTCACAGGCAATCTGCGCCAGCTGTTTCAGAACATGGCCGAAATCGGCAATGACCCCTGGCCCTACTCCCCGGTTCAAGCGCCCACGCTGGTCTTCGAAGACGTCCAGTTCAGCGGAACCTAG
- the rplX gene encoding 50S ribosomal protein L24 — MASRIRKNDTVQVMAGKDRGKTGEILQVFPTQNRVTVRGLNMVKRHIKPNQQQQQGGIVEKEAPLHISNVMPLDPEDGRPTRVGFRIVEGKKVRVSKRTGKVLD; from the coding sequence ATGGCAAGCCGTATCCGCAAAAACGACACCGTCCAGGTCATGGCCGGCAAGGACCGGGGCAAGACGGGCGAAATCCTTCAGGTGTTTCCCACACAGAACCGGGTCACGGTCCGGGGTCTCAATATGGTCAAACGCCACATCAAGCCGAACCAGCAACAGCAGCAGGGCGGCATTGTTGAAAAAGAGGCTCCCCTGCACATCTCCAACGTCATGCCGCTTGACCCCGAGGACGGTCGTCCGACCCGGGTCGGATTCAGGATTGTTGAGGGTAAGAAGGTCCGTGTCAGCAAACGGACCGGCAAGGTGCTCGACTGA
- a CDS encoding transcriptional repressor, whose amino-acid sequence MTSSQPSHPSVNETRASIRAAGLRGTMPRIAVLSYLQSMTTPLSHAEIFDALEEQGFDRATVYRNLIDLTEVGLLVRTDVGDHVWRYELRRMGQVEQQTEHPHFMCTDCGEVACLPEMSVRIKPAAAVPRSVRAQQVEVQLKGLCDRCA is encoded by the coding sequence ATGACGTCATCTCAGCCTTCTCATCCTTCGGTCAACGAAACACGGGCCAGTATTCGTGCGGCCGGGCTGCGCGGCACAATGCCTCGGATTGCCGTGCTGAGCTATCTGCAATCGATGACGACTCCGCTGAGCCATGCCGAAATCTTTGACGCCCTGGAAGAGCAGGGGTTTGATCGGGCCACGGTCTACCGCAACCTGATTGATCTGACTGAGGTCGGCCTGCTGGTGCGGACGGATGTCGGCGATCACGTGTGGCGCTATGAACTGCGCCGGATGGGTCAGGTCGAACAACAAACCGAGCATCCGCACTTCATGTGCACCGATTGCGGCGAGGTGGCATGCCTGCCCGAGATGAGCGTGCGGATCAAGCCGGCCGCAGCGGTTCCCCGCTCGGTGCGCGCCCAACAGGTCGAGGTTCAGCTCAAGGGGCTGTGCGACAGGTGCGCCTGA
- the rpmB gene encoding 50S ribosomal protein L28, protein MSRLCPVTGKRPRTGNNVSHANNRTKRRFLPNMQTHKFWLASEKRWVRLRLSARGIRTIDKLGIERVLKDMRQRGIKV, encoded by the coding sequence ATGTCGAGACTGTGTCCAGTCACTGGCAAACGCCCACGCACCGGGAACAATGTGTCCCACGCCAACAACAGAACAAAACGGCGTTTTCTTCCAAACATGCAGACCCACAAGTTCTGGCTGGCGAGCGAAAAACGCTGGGTGCGTCTGCGTCTGAGCGCGCGTGGGATTCGGACGATTGATAAGCTGGGCATTGAGCGGGTGTTGAAAGACATGCGCCAGCGCGGCATCAAAGTGTAG
- a CDS encoding alpha-hydroxy-acid oxidizing protein — protein sequence MDHLRQVMERRVPPIVNEYYRGGADNEVTLRDNVEAFQRERFKPRSGVQLDAVEMRTEILGHTIALPVIAGPVGSPRMLWPRGEAVAAKAVGEAGTICTLSTLTGTDLEEVRATSQGPCWYQLYLVGGRQVAARGIERAKNAGYSALVLTIDTAVPGNRAHHEWLGAPQAINGTPLQKLQFGRHLSWLMSFYADGGMMQFRNVILNDGQPMPYADIGTQLRASVVTWEHLPWIRQIWGEDKPIIVKGVQCAEDARLAVEHGVDAIVVSNHGGRQMDRVYPTLSMLKDIAPTLRGSEMTILLDGGIRSGADVVIALAHG from the coding sequence GTGGATCACCTGCGTCAGGTCATGGAGAGGCGTGTCCCGCCAATTGTGAACGAATACTACCGCGGCGGCGCCGATAATGAAGTCACGCTCAGGGATAACGTCGAAGCCTTTCAACGCGAACGTTTTAAGCCGAGGTCCGGGGTGCAGCTCGACGCGGTGGAGATGCGGACTGAAATCCTCGGGCATACCATTGCCCTGCCCGTTATCGCCGGGCCAGTAGGCAGCCCAAGAATGCTCTGGCCACGTGGCGAGGCCGTGGCGGCCAAGGCGGTCGGTGAAGCGGGAACGATATGCACGCTGTCAACCCTGACAGGAACCGATCTGGAAGAGGTCAGAGCCACCTCTCAGGGACCGTGTTGGTATCAGCTGTATCTGGTCGGCGGCAGACAGGTGGCGGCCAGAGGCATTGAGCGGGCAAAAAACGCGGGCTACTCCGCCCTGGTTCTGACCATTGATACCGCCGTGCCCGGCAACCGCGCCCACCACGAATGGCTGGGCGCCCCGCAAGCCATCAACGGCACCCCTCTCCAGAAGCTGCAATTCGGACGCCATCTCTCCTGGCTGATGAGTTTTTATGCGGACGGCGGAATGATGCAGTTCCGGAACGTCATCCTGAACGATGGACAGCCCATGCCCTACGCCGATATTGGAACGCAACTGCGCGCTTCCGTCGTCACCTGGGAGCATCTCCCCTGGATTCGGCAAATCTGGGGCGAGGACAAGCCTATTATTGTCAAGGGAGTCCAGTGCGCCGAAGACGCCCGGCTGGCGGTCGAACACGGCGTGGACGCCATTGTCGTCTCCAACCACGGCGGACGCCAGATGGACCGAGTCTATCCGACCCTGTCCATGCTCAAAGACATTGCGCCGACTCTGCGCGGCTCGGAGATGACGATCCTGCTGGACGGCGGCATTCGTTCCGGCGCAGACGTCGTCATTGCCCTGGCCCATGGGG